One Capsicum annuum cultivar UCD-10X-F1 chromosome 2, UCD10Xv1.1, whole genome shotgun sequence genomic window carries:
- the LOC107858101 gene encoding uncharacterized mitochondrial protein AtMg00810-like yields the protein MGSWVLMSTPEDVIDVTLMEPGGMIERGIPGLHDSGCPSRPDPSSGCDNYLLSRYQISLAGLQDSSSIDTPLELNVKYHREEDNLLPDPTIFRQFVGSLNYLTITRPDISFIVQQVSQFMQAPLHLHLVVVRRIIWYFLGISNHGLFVPSGSPIRLNAFSDFDWAGCPDIRRSVTGWCMFLGDSLISWKSKKQNRVSKSSTEVKYRFMSTSCSNVVWLHGLIAKIKFLQSTLTPLYADNTSVIPIATNPVYHERIKHIEVDYHYI from the exons ATGGGGAGTTGGGTATTGATGTCAACACCAGAGGATGTTATTGATGTCACATTGATGGAACCAGGAGGGATG atagagagggGGATTCCGGGACTTCATGattcgggatgtccatcacggccagaccCTAGCTCAGGTTGTGACAATTATCTTTTGAGCAGA TATCAAATTTCTTTGGCTGGTCTTCAAGATTCGTCCTCCATAGATACTCCATTAGAATTGAATGTAAAGTATCATCGTGAGGAAGACAATCTTCTGCCTGATCCAACTATATTTCGGCAATTTGTTGGGAGCTTAAATTACCTTACTATTACCCGACCTGACATCTCTTTTATAGTTCAGCAAGTTAGTCAATTTATGCAAGCTCCCCTTCATCTCCATTTGGTGGTTGTACGTCGCATCATTTGGTATTTCCTAGGAATATCTAATCATGGATTATTCGTTCCTAGTGGTTCTCCCATTCGTCTTAATGCTTTTAGTGATTTTGACTGGGCGGGATGTCCTGATATTCGTCGTTCAGTTACTGGTTGGTGTATGTTTCTTGGAGATTCCTTGATATCTTGGAAGAGTAAAAAACAAAATCGTGTCTCAAAATCTTCAACAGAGGTTAAATATCGATTTATGTCTACTTCTTGCTCTAATGTTGTATGGCTTCATGGATTAATTGCTAAGATTAAATTTCTTCAATCTACTCTGACTCCTCTTTATGCCGATAATACAAGTGTTATTCCTATTGCTACTAATCCAGTTTATCATGAGAGAATCAAACACATCGAAGTAGACTATCATTATATATGA